The proteins below come from a single Paramormyrops kingsleyae isolate MSU_618 chromosome 25, PKINGS_0.4, whole genome shotgun sequence genomic window:
- the LOC140582775 gene encoding uncharacterized protein translates to MSASTVISSSPTNTPAATTTETSTKGQTSSTSASTETITSTISTPAATTTEISTSTTTSNPTTTPNPTSTEAQTTSTLASTVISSSPTSTPTPTTTETSTSTASSPTATEGQTSSTSASTETITSTISTPEATTTEISTSTTTSNPTTTPNPTSTEAQRTSTSASTVKISSPTSTPAPTTTETSTSTASSPTSTEGQTSSTSASTEIITSTISRPAATTIEIYTSTTTSNPTTTPNPTSTEAQTTSTSASTVKISSPSSTPAPSTSETSTSTASNPTSTEGQKSSTSASTETITSTISTPAATTTEIPTSTTTSNPTSTEAQTTSTLVSTVISSSPTSTPAPTTTETSTSTASSPTSTEGQTSSTSASTETITSTISTPAATTTEISTSATTSNPTTTPNPTSTQAQTTSMSASTVISSSPTNTPAATTTETSTSTASSPTSTEGQTSSTSASTETITSTISTPAATTTEISTSTTTSNPTTTPNPTSTEAQTTSTLASTVISSSPTSTPTPTTTETSTSTTTSNPTSTEAQTTSMSASTVISSSPTSTAAVTTTETLTSTTTSNPTTTPNPTSTEAQTTSTSASTVIISSPTSTPAPTTTETSTNTASSPTYTEGQTSSTSASTETIPSTISTPAATTTEISTSTTTSNPTTTPNPTSTEAQTTSTLASSVISSSPTSTPAPTTTETSTSTASSPTSTEGQTSSTSASTETITSTISTPAATTTEISTSTTTSNPTTTPNPTSTEAQTTSTLASTVISSSPTSTPTPTTTETSTSTASSPTATEGQTSSTSASTETITSTISTPEATTTEISTSTTTSNPTTTPNPTSTEAQRTSTSASTVKISSPTSTPAPTTTETSTSTASSPTSTEGQTSSTSASTETITSTISRPAATTIEIYTSTTTSNPTTTPNPTSTEAQTTSTSASTVKISSPSSTPAPSTSETSTSTASNPTSTEGQKSSTSASTETITSTISTPAATTTEIPTSTTTSNPTSTEAQTTSTLVSTVISSSPTSTPAPTTTETSTSTASSPTSTEGQTSSTSASTETITSTISTPAATTTEISTSATTSNPTTTPNPTSTQAQTTSMSASTVISSSPTNTPAATTTETSTSTTTSNPTSTEAQTTSTLASTKPRQLPHRLPR, encoded by the exons ATGTCGGCTTCCACGGTGATAAGCAGTAGCCCAACCAACACACCTGCAgcaaccacaacagaaacttcgacaa aaggccagacatcttcgacatcagcttccacagagacaatcaccagcacaatcagcacacccgcagcaaccacaacagaaatttcaacaagtacaactacatcaaatccaacaactacaccaaatccaacatccacagaagcccAAACAACTTCCACGTTGGCTTCCACAGTGATAAGCAGCAGCCCAACCAGCACACCTAcaccaaccacaacagaaacttcgacaagtaccgcttcaagtccaacagccacagaaggccagacatcttcgacttcagcttccacagagacaatcaccagcacaatcagcacacctgaagcaacaacaacagaaatttctacaagtacaactacatcaaatccaacaacaacaccaaatccaacatccacagaagcccAGAGAACTTCCACGTCGGCTTCCACGGTGAAAATCAGCAGCCCAACCAGCACACCTGcaccaaccacaacagaaacttcaacaagtaccgcttcaagtccaacatccacagaaggccagacatcttcgacatcagcttccacagagaTAATCACCAGCACAATCAGCAGACCTGCAGCAACAACAATAGAAATTTAtacaagtacaactacatcaaatccaacaactacaccaaatccaacatccacagaagcccAGACAACTTCCACATCGGCTTCCACGGTGAAAATCAGCAGCCCAAGCAGCACACCTGCACCATCCACATCAGAAACTTCAACAAGTACCgcttcaaatccaacatccacagaagggCAGAAATCTtcgacatcagcttccacagagacaatcaccagcacaatcagcacacctgcagcaaccacaacagaaattcctacaagtacaactacatcaaatccaacgTCCACAGAAGCCCAAACAACTTCCACGTTGGTTTCCACGGTGATAAGCAGCAGCCCAACCAGCACACCTGcaccaaccacaacagaaacttcgacaagtaccgcttcaagtccaacatccacagaaggccaaacatcttcgacatcagcttccacagagacaatcaccagcacgatcagcacacctgcagcaacCACAACTGAAATTTCTACAAGTgcaactacatcaaatccaacaactacaccaaatccaacatccacaCAAGCCCAGACAACTTCCATGTCGGCTTCCACGGTGATAAGCAGTAGCCCAACCAACACACCTGCAgcaaccacaacagaaacttcgacaagtaccgcttcaagtccaacatccacagaaggccagacatcttcgacatcagcttccacagagacaatcaccagcacaatcagcacacccgcagcaaccacaacagaaatttcaacaagtacaactacatcaaatccaacaactacaccaaatccaacatccacagaagcccAAACAACTTCCACGTTGGCTTCCACAGTGATAAGCAGCAGCCCAACCAGCACACCTAcaccaaccacaacagaaacttcgacaagtacaactacatcaaatccaacatccacagaagcccAGACAACTTCCATGTCGGCTTCCACGGTGATAAGCAGTAGTCCAACCAGTACAGCTGCAGtaaccacaacagaaactttgacaagtacaactacatcaaatccaacaactaCACCAAATCCAACATCAACAGAAGCCCAGACAACTTCCACGTCGGCTTCCACGGTGATAATCAGCAGCCCAACCAGCACACCTGCACCAACGACAACAGAAACTTCGACAAATACCGCTTCAAGTCCAACATACACAGAAGGACAGACATCTtcgacatcagcttccacagagacaatccccagcacaatcagcacacctgcagcaaccacaacagaaatttctacaagtacaactacatcaaatccaacaactacaccaaatccaacatccacagaagcaCAGACAACTTCCACGTTGGCATCCTCGGTGATAAGCAGCAGCCCAACCAGCACACCTGcaccaaccacaacagaaacttcgacaagtaccgcttcaagtccaacatccacagaaggccagacatcttcgacatcagcttccacagagacaatcaccagcacaatcagcacacccgcagcaaccacaacagaaatttcaacaagtacaactacatcaaatccaacaactacaccaaatccaacatccacagaagcccAAACAACTTCCACGTTGGCTTCCACAGTGATAAGCAGCAGCCCAACCAGCACACCTAcaccaaccacaacagaaacttcgacaagtaccgcttcaagtccaacagccacagaaggccagacatcttcgacttcagcttccacagagacaatcaccagcacaatcagcacacctgaagcaacaacaacagaaatttctacaagtacaactacatcaaatccaacaacaacaccaaatccaacatccacagaagcccAGAGAACTTCCACGTCGGCTTCCACGGTGAAAATCAGCAGCCCAACCAGCACACCTGcaccaaccacaacagaaacttcaacaagtaccgcttcaagtccaacatccacagaaggccagacatcttcgacatcagcttccacagagacaatCACCAGCACAATCAGCAGACCTGCAGCAACAACAATAGAAATTTAtacaagtacaactacatcaaatccaacaactacaccaaatccaacatccacagaagcccAGACAACTTCCACATCGGCTTCCACGGTGAAAATCAGCAGCCCAAGCAGCACACCTGCACCATCCACATCAGAAACTTCAACAAGTACCgcttcaaatccaacatccacagaagggCAGAAATCTtcgacatcagcttccacagagacaatcaccagcacaatcagcacacctgcagcaaccacaacagaaattcctacaagtacaactacatcaaatccaacgTCCACAGAAGCCCAAACAACTTCCACGTTGGTTTCCACGGTGATAAGCAGCAGCCCAACCAGCACACCTGcaccaaccacaacagaaacttcgacaagtaccgcttcaagtccaacatccacagaaggccaaacatcttcgacatcagcttccacagagacaatcaccagcacgatcagcacacctgcagcaacCACAACTGAAATTTCTACAAGTgcaactacatcaaatccaacaactacaccaaatccaacatccacaCAAGCCCAGACAACTTCCATGTCGGCTTCCACGGTGATAAGCAGTAGCCCAACCAACACACCTGCAgcaaccacaacagaaacttctacaagtacaactacatcaaatccaacatccacagaagcccAGACAACTTCCACATTGGCTTCCACT aagcccAGACAACTTCCACATCGGCTTCCACGGTGA